The Pirellulales bacterium genomic sequence TTGGCCGCTACGCAGCCCTTCCGGCAAGCTGCTGACTCCGCAGCAACCGAGCCACCACCGGCATCATCGGTCGCTGTGGATCGCCGATAACGTCCAAGGAGAGAATTTGCCGGCGGTCGACTTTTATCACTGTTGGAAGAATTATCGGGAAAAGAACAAGCCGAAATCGGGGTATCGTCATCTCATTCGTCATCAGCGTTTTGGTGAATTGAGGGCCGAGGCAAACCGCGCCGTGATCGAGGCGCACCTGCAGTGGATCGTCAACGAAACAGAGCCGCTTCTCGACGATCATCGTACGTTGGGCGTCGTCGCTCTGGGGCAAGGTGAGTACCTCATCGACTTGCAATGGAAGCTGACGCCTGCGCGTGGCGAGGTACGATTTCTCAGCGATGATGTGCATTACGCGTGGCCCTACGTGTGCATGCACCCACAATTCAGCGGCGCTCGGGGCGGCACGATCACCAACGATCGCGGTGGCCGACGTGAGCAGGGTACTCACGGCAAAGTTGCGAAATGGGTCGATTATTCCAATACCGTCGAAGGAGAGACGGAAGGCCTCGCGGTGTTCGTCTATCCCGACGGCCAGGAGCACCGGTGGCTCACTCGGGAATACGGCACGTTTGGACCTCGTCGCGGTGACCAATGGAATGGTAAACCATTCACGCTCAAATCGGGTAATTCCTTGGTTGGCCGCGTCGGCATCTTGGTCCACCGCGGCGATGTCGAATCGGGCCACGTGGCGGAGCGCTACGAACAGTACATCCAAGGCAAACTATGAAGATCCGTCGTCGCCAATTCGTTGGGTCGGTCGCAGCAACGCTGCTTTGCACCGACTGTCTTGCGCCAGCGAAGGAAGAATCCCGCCTGAGAATTGATCGGATCGACCTGTTCCCGATTCGCTATCCGCTCACCGGCTATTTCAAGTTTTTCAGCGGGCCGCGGGGCTCGACGGGGCGAGCGGCGATCATCATCAAGATCACCGCCGACGACGGCACGGTGGGCTGGGGGCAGAGCGTTCCAATCGCCAAGTGGAGTTATGAGACGTGCGAGACTGCCGCCGTTGCGTTGCGCGAATATTACACGCCTGCGCTTGTCGGTCGAGACCCGACGGACATCGAAGGCGCCCATCGCGCCATGGATGAGGTCATTGCGCCGGGTTTCACCACGGGGATGCCAATCACCCGCGCCGGCGTGGATCTGGCATTGCACGATTTGTCCGGTAAGCTTCGCGGACAGTCCTTGGCACAAATGTGGGGCCGCCCCCAAGGTGGACCGCTGACGCTGAGCTGGACCGTCAATGTAACAAAGCTTGACGACGTGCCACGCGTCATGGAGCAGGGCCGACGCCGCGGTTACCGAAATTTCAACATCAAGGTGGCGCCCAAGGTTGATTTCGATGTCGCACTGGCCAAGCTGGTTCGCCACCATGCGCCGGAAGGATTCTTGTGGGCCGACGCGAACGGAGGCTACGATCTCGAAACGGCGCTTGTCGCCGCGCCGCAACTGGCCGATGCGGGGGTCGATGTGTTGGAGGCCCCGCTGCGGCCGAACCGAATCAGCGGCTATCAAGCGCTCAAGCAACAAGCGGCCCTTCCGATTCTGATGGATGAAGGCGTCATTAGCCCAACCGATCTGGAAGAGTTCAACAAGGCGAACATGATGAACGGGATGGCGATGAAGCCTGCTCGTTGTGGCGGCCTGTTGTCGTGCAAGCGGCAGATCGAAGCGTGTATCGCGGGCGGCCTGATGTGGTTGGGGAGCGGGCTGACCGATCCAGACATTTCGCTGGCTGCCTGCGTTGCCCTCTACTCGGCTTACGGACTTAACAAACCTGCCGCGCTCAACGGTCCCCAATTCCTCACCGCCGATGTGTTGGCCAAGCCGTTACGGATCGAACAGGACAAGATTTACGTCCCAACCGGTCCAGGGTTGGGAGTCGATGTCGATGAGCAGAAAGTGATCGAATTGACGAAACGTAGCACCGACAAAAATCGATGACGCCGCTGTTAAGATTGCGGTTTGATTCTCACGG encodes the following:
- a CDS encoding PmoA family protein translates to MINLCLLLCHIAVVSPNIQLQQVDEANKVTVAIDGNEALAYQYSPDDPLPNYWPLRSPSGKLLTPQQPSHHRHHRSLWIADNVQGENLPAVDFYHCWKNYREKNKPKSGYRHLIRHQRFGELRAEANRAVIEAHLQWIVNETEPLLDDHRTLGVVALGQGEYLIDLQWKLTPARGEVRFLSDDVHYAWPYVCMHPQFSGARGGTITNDRGGRREQGTHGKVAKWVDYSNTVEGETEGLAVFVYPDGQEHRWLTREYGTFGPRRGDQWNGKPFTLKSGNSLVGRVGILVHRGDVESGHVAERYEQYIQGKL